One genomic segment of candidate division KSB1 bacterium includes these proteins:
- the leuS gene encoding leucine--tRNA ligase, with amino-acid sequence MSRKGGYPFAEIEEKWQRRWQETGLYRTDMSKTEKKLYCLVMFLYPSADKLHIGHWYNYAPTDSWARFKRMQGYNVFEPMGYDAFGLPAENYAIKKGVHPAISTAENIRYIRKQLERFGAMYDWEKEIDTSSPRYYKWTQWFFLKLYEHGLAYRAKAPVNWCPQCRTVLANEQVIDGRCERCSTEVTRRDLEQWFFRITNYAERLLEGHKRLQWPEKTITMQRNWIGRSEGAQIRFPVKGHDAAVEVFTTRPDTLFGATYMVLAPEHPLVEMVTTEWQRDQVRDYVEWCRRKSEIERTSTEKEKTGVFTGAFTINPINGRDIPIWIADYVLLSYGTGAVMAVPAHDQRDYEFAVKYGLPIVQVVAPPEGELLPTDRAYEGPGVLVNSGEFSGMDWELGGKAIVQALQRQGMADFRVTYKLRDWLISRQRYWGAPIPIVYCEKCGIVPVPERDLPVLLPQNVKFTGQGESPLATVPEFVNTTCPQCGGAARREVDTMDTFVCSSWYFLRFPSPHCDDRPFDPEIADKWLPVDQYVGGAEHAVMHLLYARFFTMALKDMGLVKFDEPFVRLVHQGIITNRGAKMSKSHGNVINPEPYRDRYGSDTFRMFMMFMGDYTEGGDWSDEGIAGVYRFLNRVWRLVQMFRERPPRGNESERSSELLHLQHRTVKAVTQDLERFHFNTAISRLMEFVSGIYSYIEQVPVEQQNEQVLTGAVRTLIQCLAPFAPHLGEELWEQIEGAYSVFDSGWPIYDEKLATRDMVTVVFQVNGKLRSSASVQRGSSEEALKELALRDERVRKFVGEKSIRRVVVVPDKLVNVVVG; translated from the coding sequence GTGAGCAGGAAAGGTGGTTATCCATTCGCCGAGATCGAGGAAAAGTGGCAGCGGAGGTGGCAGGAAACCGGCCTCTACCGCACCGACATGTCCAAGACGGAAAAGAAGCTCTATTGCCTGGTGATGTTCCTGTATCCGTCTGCGGACAAGCTGCACATCGGTCACTGGTACAACTATGCGCCTACCGACAGCTGGGCACGTTTCAAGCGGATGCAGGGTTACAATGTTTTTGAGCCCATGGGATACGACGCATTCGGCCTGCCTGCCGAGAACTATGCCATAAAGAAGGGCGTACATCCGGCAATTAGCACCGCGGAGAACATCCGCTACATTCGCAAGCAACTTGAGCGCTTCGGCGCAATGTACGACTGGGAAAAGGAAATCGACACCAGTTCCCCGCGGTACTACAAATGGACCCAGTGGTTCTTCCTAAAGCTTTATGAACATGGGCTGGCCTACAGGGCCAAGGCACCCGTGAACTGGTGCCCGCAGTGCAGGACCGTGCTTGCCAACGAACAGGTGATCGATGGTCGCTGCGAGCGTTGCTCGACTGAGGTCACTCGCCGCGACCTCGAGCAGTGGTTTTTCCGCATCACCAACTACGCAGAGCGCCTCCTGGAAGGTCACAAGAGACTGCAGTGGCCGGAGAAGACCATCACCATGCAGCGCAACTGGATTGGGCGCAGCGAAGGCGCTCAGATTCGCTTCCCCGTCAAAGGTCATGATGCCGCCGTCGAGGTGTTCACCACGCGTCCGGACACCCTGTTCGGGGCCACCTACATGGTGCTTGCCCCGGAGCATCCTTTGGTCGAGATGGTCACCACAGAATGGCAACGGGATCAGGTCCGGGACTACGTGGAGTGGTGCCGCAGAAAGAGCGAAATCGAGAGAACCAGTACTGAAAAGGAGAAGACGGGCGTTTTCACCGGCGCCTTCACCATCAACCCGATAAATGGCCGTGACATTCCCATCTGGATTGCCGATTATGTGTTGCTTTCGTACGGCACTGGCGCGGTGATGGCGGTGCCAGCCCATGATCAAAGGGACTATGAGTTTGCCGTCAAGTATGGACTGCCGATCGTCCAGGTCGTCGCACCTCCAGAGGGCGAGCTCTTGCCCACGGACCGTGCTTACGAAGGGCCAGGGGTGCTCGTCAATTCCGGTGAATTTTCGGGTATGGACTGGGAACTTGGCGGCAAAGCAATCGTGCAGGCTTTGCAGCGTCAAGGGATGGCGGACTTTAGGGTCACCTACAAGCTTCGGGACTGGCTGATTTCCCGGCAGAGGTATTGGGGTGCGCCGATTCCCATTGTCTATTGCGAAAAGTGTGGCATAGTCCCTGTTCCCGAAAGGGATTTGCCGGTACTCCTCCCACAGAACGTGAAGTTTACCGGCCAGGGTGAGTCGCCTCTGGCCACCGTACCCGAGTTCGTCAACACGACGTGCCCGCAGTGTGGTGGAGCCGCCCGCCGCGAAGTGGACACCATGGACACCTTCGTCTGCTCTTCGTGGTACTTCCTAAGGTTTCCCAGTCCGCACTGCGACGACCGCCCCTTCGACCCAGAGATCGCGGACAAATGGCTGCCCGTGGACCAGTACGTCGGTGGTGCTGAGCACGCTGTTATGCATCTGCTGTACGCGCGCTTTTTCACTATGGCTCTCAAAGACATGGGCCTGGTCAAATTCGACGAGCCTTTCGTGCGCCTGGTCCATCAAGGCATTATTACCAACCGCGGCGCCAAGATGTCCAAATCGCACGGCAACGTAATTAACCCGGAACCGTACCGCGATCGCTACGGGTCGGATACCTTCCGCATGTTCATGATGTTCATGGGAGACTACACCGAGGGCGGCGACTGGAGCGACGAAGGCATCGCCGGTGTATATCGTTTCCTGAACCGAGTCTGGCGGCTTGTGCAAATGTTCCGCGAGCGGCCGCCGCGTGGCAACGAGAGCGAGCGGAGCAGCGAGTTGCTTCACCTCCAGCATCGTACGGTCAAGGCCGTGACACAGGACCTGGAACGATTCCATTTCAACACAGCCATCAGCCGGCTCATGGAATTTGTCTCGGGTATCTACTCGTACATCGAACAGGTGCCCGTCGAGCAACAGAATGAGCAAGTGTTGACTGGAGCGGTGCGGACACTGATACAATGCTTGGCGCCATTTGCGCCGCACCTCGGCGAAGAGCTTTGGGAACAGATTGAGGGAGCTTATAGCGTGTTTGATTCCGGGTGGCCGATCTACGACGAGAAGTTAGCCACGCGGGACATGGTCACTGTGGTCTTTCAGGTCAACGGCAAGCTTCGCTCCTCGGCGTCTGTGCAGCGCGGTTCATCCGAAGAGGCGCTCAAGGAGCTGGCGCTGCGTGATGAGCGCGTGCGTAAGTTTGTTGGTGAGAAGAGTATCCGTCGAGTAGTCGTCGTACCGGACAAGTTAGTAAATGTGGTGGTGGGTTGA
- a CDS encoding glycosyltransferase family 2 protein, which translates to MGWHGRPVKCGSAHAGAGGEDEVRIAAVIPALDAAPTLAEVVCRLRATLGGVPICVVDDGSTDGTPRVAGELGCMLVRHPQNYGKGAALRSGFLAVQRAADLILTIDADGQHDPREVPRFLQRLRQSGLDIVVGDRMSRRGAMPRDRYLSNRLSSAVLSVVAGVAIRDSQCGFRLFRAKVLEKISLTTTYFETESEFLVKAAWAGFKIGTVSIAATYASQRSHISRWRDTLRFLKLMIALLRERSGLGQTKCRTEKE; encoded by the coding sequence ATGGGGTGGCACGGGCGCCCCGTGAAGTGCGGCTCGGCACATGCTGGGGCTGGGGGAGAAGATGAGGTTCGCATCGCAGCAGTCATACCTGCGCTCGATGCTGCGCCCACCCTTGCGGAGGTCGTATGTCGGTTGCGTGCAACTCTTGGCGGCGTTCCTATATGCGTGGTAGATGACGGTTCCACGGACGGGACCCCGCGGGTGGCGGGCGAACTTGGTTGCATGCTGGTTCGGCATCCGCAAAACTACGGCAAGGGCGCAGCGTTGCGGTCCGGTTTTCTCGCAGTGCAGAGAGCGGCGGACCTCATCCTCACGATTGATGCCGACGGGCAGCACGACCCGCGAGAGGTGCCACGCTTCTTGCAGCGGCTCCGCCAAAGTGGCCTGGACATTGTCGTGGGAGATCGCATGTCGCGCCGTGGGGCGATGCCCCGCGACCGCTACTTGAGCAACCGTCTGAGCTCGGCTGTCCTGTCCGTTGTGGCCGGCGTCGCTATCCGGGACAGTCAGTGTGGGTTTCGTCTATTCCGGGCGAAGGTCCTCGAGAAAATCTCGCTGACGACGACCTATTTCGAGACGGAAAGCGAGTTTCTGGTAAAGGCGGCGTGGGCGGGCTTCAAAATCGGAACGGTTTCGATTGCGGCGACCTACGCCAGTCAGAGAAGCCACATCTCGCGGTGGCGTGATACGCTGCGTTTCCTGAAATTGATGATTGCCTTACTGAGAGAACGGTCCGGACTGGGTCAAACAAAGTGCAGAACGGAGAAAGAGTAG
- a CDS encoding VTT domain-containing protein, which yields MGVLGAEESAKRKAANPIRRLYDWVLKWAETRYGWLVLVLLAFAESSFFPVPPDVLLIALALAVPKRAFQYAGSATAASVIGGLGGYGIGIALMEAIGWRIVHFYHAEELFRRLFDTFNQYSFWAVLSAALTPIPYKIFTISAGAAGSPLASFVIASILGRGMRFFAVAVLLYVWGEKVRTLIDRYFNAATVVCLLLLIGGFLLLKYVV from the coding sequence GTGGGGGTCCTGGGCGCCGAGGAATCGGCCAAGCGCAAGGCCGCAAACCCGATCCGCAGGCTTTATGATTGGGTGCTGAAATGGGCTGAGACGCGTTACGGCTGGCTGGTTCTGGTTCTTCTCGCGTTTGCCGAGTCCTCGTTCTTCCCGGTGCCTCCCGACGTGTTATTGATTGCGCTGGCATTGGCCGTGCCGAAGCGCGCGTTCCAGTACGCAGGCTCTGCGACCGCGGCCTCGGTCATCGGCGGGCTTGGGGGGTACGGAATTGGCATCGCGCTCATGGAAGCAATTGGCTGGAGGATAGTGCACTTCTATCATGCAGAGGAGCTCTTTCGACGGCTTTTTGACACCTTCAACCAGTACAGCTTCTGGGCGGTCTTGTCGGCGGCCTTGACGCCCATCCCATATAAGATCTTCACCATATCGGCAGGGGCTGCGGGCTCGCCGCTCGCGAGTTTCGTGATAGCGTCGATTCTCGGCCGCGGGATGCGTTTCTTTGCAGTGGCTGTCCTGCTGTATGTGTGGGGAGAGAAAGTGAGAACGTTGATCGATCGGTATTTCAACGCCGCAACGGTGGTGTGCTTGCTGCTTCTGATCGGCGGCTTTTTGCTTCTCAAGTACGTCGTGTAG